One stretch of Arachis hypogaea cultivar Tifrunner chromosome 20, arahy.Tifrunner.gnm2.J5K5, whole genome shotgun sequence DNA includes these proteins:
- the LOC112783290 gene encoding fra a 1-associated protein, which produces MGWVWRDDDDGDNGNVNANSSSSVAVGEQCSTRRIVRSQCKTEEVEPGKFIKKCEKTEELFRDCVGKPVEVVQSNKEYTEEDVTDEVLRGGRFASSDRGVSGVFDFPGLRSDIEHMERSIFGGIEDMERSIFGGLSRFFGAAEEMKNGLFDVFANTPGIFDGESSSSSSYRRGIPIEEHNHGQEAHAKPKDKESTETDFAAMAKDV; this is translated from the exons ATGGGATGGGTCTGGAGGGACGACGACGACGGCGACAACGGCAACGTAAACGCCAACAGCAGCAGTTCCGTGGCCGTCGGCGAGCAATGCTCCACCCGTAGAATCGTGAGATCGCAGTGCAAAACTGAAGAGGTAGAGCCGGGAAAGTTCATCAAAAAGTGCGAGAAAACCGAAGAGCTTTTCAGGGATTGCGTCGGAAA GCCTGTTGAAGTGGTGCAATCAAACAAAGAATATACCGAAGAGGATGTCACAGATGAGGTTCTAAGAGGAGGTCGGTTTGCTTCTTCAGACCGTGGTGTCAGTGGTGTGTTTGACTTCCCTGGGCTGCGAAGCGATATTGAACACATGGAACGAAGCATCTTTGGTGGTATCGAAGACATGGAACGAAGCATCTTTGGGGGTCTCAGTCGTTTCTTTGGAGCAGCTGAAGAAATGAAGAACGGTTTATTTGATGTGTTTGCTAACACTCCAGGCATATTTGATGGAGAGtcgtcatcttcatcatcttATAGACGAGGCATACCTATTGAAGAGCATAATCACGGGCAAGAAGCTCACGCTAAACCCAAGGATAAGGAATCGACGGAAACTGATTTTGCTGCAATGGCTAAAGACGTTTAA
- the LOC112783502 gene encoding uncharacterized protein produces the protein MARNEEKAQSMLNRFIALKAEEKKKPKERRPFLASECRDLSEADKWRQQIMREIGRKVAEIQNEGLGEHRLRDLNDEINKLIREKSHWERRIVELGGPNYARHSAKMTDLEGNIVDVPNPGGRGPGYRYFGAAKKLPGVRELFEKPPELRKRRTRYDIYKRIDASYYGYRDDEDGVLERLEGPAEEKMRREAAEEWMRLEEVRKEAQKSVKSGEVAMVSAAAREILHEEEEEVVEEERREREMRERAEEKEREFVVHVPLPDEKEIEKMVLEKKKMELLSKYASEGLLEEQTEAKDMLNIHR, from the coding sequence atggcTCGTAATGAAGAGAAGGCGCAGTCTATGCTGAACAGGTTCATCGCCCtcaaggcagaggagaagaagaagcccAAGGAGCGCCGTCCCTTCCTGGCCTCTGAATGCCGCGACCTCTCAGAAGCCGACAAGTGGCGCCAGCAGATCATGCGCGAGATCGGCCGCAAGGTCGCCGAGATCCAGAACGAAGGCCTTGGCGAGCATCGCCTTCGCGACCTCAACGACGAGATCAACAAACTCATACGCGAGAAGTCTCACTGGGAGCGCCGCATCGTCGAGCTCGGAGGCCCTAACTATGCCCGCCACTCTGCCAAGATGACTGACCTTGAAGGCAACATCGTCGACGTCCCTAATCCCGGAGGCCGCGGCCCTGGCTACCGCTACTTCGGCGCCGCCAAGAAGCTCCCCGGCGTCCGCGAGCTCTTCGAGAAGCCTCCTGAGCTTCGCAAGCGGCGCACTCGGTACGACATCTACAAGAGAATCGATGCCAGCTACTACGGTTACAGGGATGACGAGGACGGCGTGCTGGAGCGTCTCGAGGGGCCTGCGGAGGAGAAGATGCGGCGCGAGGCGGCGGAGGAGTGGATGCGGCTGGAGGAGGTGAGGAAGGAGGCTCAAAAGAGTGTGAAGAGTGGGGAGGTGGCGATGGTAAGCGCGGCTGCGAGGGAGATCCTgcacgaggaggaggaggaggtggtggaggaagagaggagggagagggagatgaggGAGAGGGCAGAGGAGAAGGAGAGGGAATTCGTGGTGCACGTGCCGCTTCCGGATGAGAAGGAGATCGAGAAGATGGTtctggagaagaagaagatggagcttctcagTAAGTATGCCAGTGAGGGTCTCTTGGAGGAACAAACTGAGGCTAAGGACATGCTTAATATTCATCGTTAG